The sequence CGTATTGCTTGTCCGTGATGTTCTGGACCTCGAGGGTGGCTGTGAGCCAGTCGAATGGCCGGTAGCTTATGCCGGCGTTGTGCAGATGACGGGCTTCCACCTCTCCGATGTTTGAAGCGTTGAGGTAGTTCTTGTCAACGTACCTATAATTGTAGAAAGGTTCGAGCTTCCAAAACGTCAGTCTGGCGAACAAGTCCACTTCCCAGACGGGGCGCTGGGGCAACTGCTTGCCTCGTTTGCCTTTTACCGGTCCTTCGTTGATGGCCTCCTGGTACGTGATATTTCCGGAAAAGTGGAAGAGGCTCCAGAGCCCGAGACGGAAGACGGTCTCGACACCGGTAATCTCGGCTTCGTCCACCTGCCGGCTCGTGCTGATGTTTCCCGTGGCCCGTTCTATGGTAATCAGGTTTTCCACGTAGTTCTTAAACAAAGTCACTTCCAACGAGAAATAACGCAGCAAGGCCTCCTGCCAGGAAAAATGCACGCCTCCCCCGACATCGAAATTGTTGCTGCGTTCCGGTACCAGATCGATATTGCCAATAAAGGTGCCGTTATTACCGAACAGTTCGAAGAAGCTGGGAAAACGGTGATATTGCCCCGCGTTGGCTTTTGCATATAGAAACGGCCACGGAGTGTACTTCAGGCCGATTTGAGGAGTCCAGACATCGTACGTTTTATCCCCGGCCTCCCCGAGGACCACTTTGCCGACGTCCACTCCGAAGAGTTCGTTTTCCACGCGATCGATCCGAAGAGAGGGGAGGACGAGTACTTTCTTTCCGAATAGTTCGATGCGATCCTCCAATCCCGCCGTATAGGTGGTGCGCTCGCTCTTGGGCACGGTGATTCTGGAAAGGGCGTCCTTGGGATCGAATTCTTCCCTGGAGGCTCTACCGATGAAGGAAACCGTTTGATATTCTCCCAACGTGTAGTTCGTCACCAAATCGGTTCCAGCGGTAGTGGTTATGTCCTCGGTATCCTGACTGCCGCCGCCCACCTCGCCGTGCCGATCGTCCAGTTCGTCCATCTTGTAGGCGAAGTACCCTTTCAAGGTTGCGAACAGGTCGTCCGTCGCCTGCAGTTCGGCCTGAGCGGTGGTCAGATTCTCCATCGTGTCGAAGGCTGCGTGTTCGGTCGGTGCGCCCACGGTCCCCGGCAGGCCCTTGTGGCTGGTTTGGTAGTTGTTGATAACGTCCAATCGTACGGCGGAGAAGTCATAGCCGCCGCGCAAAGACACATTTTCTTCGCGATATTCGTTGTTCTGTCGCTTTTCGACGCGGTCGTCCGCCGTATTGAACTTGGTGCCGCGGTCGTTCACATATTCGAAGTCGTTCTCCGACTGACGGTGTTCATACGCCACGCTGAAGTCGAAAGGCCCCGGTTTGTCTCCATAGAATGCGCTTCCCAGGAATGTCTCGAAAGATCCATACTGCGCCTGACTGAAGAAGGTCCGCTTGTTTTTCGCCCGTTTGGTCTTGATATCGATCACGCCCCCGATACCCGAGACCCCCAGGCTCATGGGGGCGGAGCCCCGGTATACCTCGATGCTTTCAATAATCGAGGTTGGAAGCGCGGCCAGATTGACTCCTCCGGCTAGTGCTTCGTTGAGTGGTATTCCGTCGAGCAGCACGGTGACCTGTTCACCGCTGCTGCCACGGATGGATGTCGTGGAAAAAGATCCCAGCCCGCCCGCCGTATTGATTCGAACACCCACCTCTTCGCTCAACACATCGGCCACGGACGTGAATTTACCGGTAATCCGATCTTCCGTGATCACTGTAACGCTGTGCGGACTTTCCTCTTCGATGCGCTGCGCTTCTTCCTTCTGCTCGACCACATATACCGTTCCGAGAGAAAATGGTTCACTCGAAACGGTATCCTCTGTGTGCACGGTTCCGGGACCGGCCAGCAGGGTGAAATAAAGCACCGCCGAAGCGACGGTCATCCATCGAGATCTCGATAGCTTGCATATCATGGGGGC comes from Deltaproteobacteria bacterium and encodes:
- a CDS encoding TonB-dependent receptor, whose translation is MTVASAVLYFTLLAGPGTVHTEDTVSSEPFSLGTVYVVEQKEEAQRIEEESPHSVTVITEDRITGKFTSVADVLSEEVGVRINTAGGLGSFSTTSIRGSSGEQVTVLLDGIPLNEALAGGVNLAALPTSIIESIEVYRGSAPMSLGVSGIGGVIDIKTKRAKNKRTFFSQAQYGSFETFLGSAFYGDKPGPFDFSVAYEHRQSENDFEYVNDRGTKFNTADDRVEKRQNNEYREENVSLRGGYDFSAVRLDVINNYQTSHKGLPGTVGAPTEHAAFDTMENLTTAQAELQATDDLFATLKGYFAYKMDELDDRHGEVGGGSQDTEDITTTAGTDLVTNYTLGEYQTVSFIGRASREEFDPKDALSRITVPKSERTTYTAGLEDRIELFGKKVLVLPSLRIDRVENELFGVDVGKVVLGEAGDKTYDVWTPQIGLKYTPWPFLYAKANAGQYHRFPSFFELFGNNGTFIGNIDLVPERSNNFDVGGGVHFSWQEALLRYFSLEVTLFKNYVENLITIERATGNISTSRQVDEAEITGVETVFRLGLWSLFHFSGNITYQEAINEGPVKGKRGKQLPQRPVWEVDLFARLTFWKLEPFYNYRYVDKNYLNASNIGEVEARHLHNAGISYRPFDWLTATLEVQNITDKQY